In Gossypium raimondii isolate GPD5lz chromosome 12, ASM2569854v1, whole genome shotgun sequence, a single window of DNA contains:
- the LOC105762818 gene encoding cold-regulated protein 27: MGDNLCRNFPFPAPSLHPLACVPELTQTNLDFSDSGVTIESFRDPAPIAQLGQTMVWTNEKHNTYLDSLEASFVKQLHYSKSLHGCHPQVGMREPCLFPQLLVGHNSSHQFSILQDGCGQKINYESNDPLLESTADSGAVLGSPWLHHFRSAGKCSSITFPVPRKIAVPNDEICSRSNTNFYCKSAVNSKLNPIVNSCNHSLDSCTAEVSDQNFVAEDHGEKTSYASGAKRMKMMTVLDASSDSQVAPVGNLHTIDDSIISNISAKRGKKKLLSDHPERLTCPKSDTHYFLRES, from the exons ATGGGAGATAACCTCTGCCGGAATTTTCCCTTTCCGGCTCCGTCTTTGCATCCTCTAGCTTGCGTACCTGAGTTGACTCAAACCAACTTGGACTTCTCTGATTCTGGTGTTACCATTGAAAGCTTCAGAGATCCTGCTCCAATTGCACAACTG GGACAAACTATGGTTTGGACAAATGAAAAGCACAACACTTATCTTGATTCCTTAGAAGCATCATTTGTCAAGCAGTTGCATTATTCTAAGAGCTTGCATGGCTGTCACCCACAAGTGGGAATGCGAGAGCCATGTCTGTTCCCCCAACTGCTAGTAGGACATAATTCTTCTCATCAG TTTTCTATCCTACAAGATGGCTGTGGCCAGAAGATAAACTATGAGAGCAATGACCCTTTATTGGAAAGCACTGCTGATTCTGGTGCTGTCCTGGGAAGTCCATGGTTACATCATTTTAGGTCTGCTGGAAAATGCAGCTCAATAACATTTCCTGTTCCAAGAAAAATTGCGGTTCCCAATGATGAAATCTGCTCGAGAAGTAATACAAACTTCTATTGCAAATCAGCAGTAAATTCAAAGCTCAATCCCATTGTTAATTCCTGCAATCACAGCTTGGATAGCTGCACTGCTg AGGTCTCAGATCAGAATTTTGTGGCTGAAGACCATGGAGAAAAGACCAGTTATGCATCCGGGGCAAAACGCATGAAGATGATGACAGTGCTTgatgcttctagtgatagtcaa GTTGCCCCAGTTGGCAATTTACATACAATAGATGACTCGATAATCAGCAATATATCGGcaaaaagagggaaaaagaaATTACTGTCAGATCACCCAGAGCGCTTGACCTGCCCAAAGTCTGACACACATTACTTTCTAAGGGAGAGTTAA